GCGCGGTAGTGCGGGTATTTTCCCAATGGGCAGGCGGCGATTTTACGCAGCGGGTAAATCTTACACCGAAGCCGGGTAATATAATCGAATCTATGCCTACGTGGAAAGAAGTAACCGACGCTAATCCCGAGCACTCCCATAACTTTGCTCGCAAATGGAAGGTGCTGGCCGCACAGGGTAAAGACATCAACGGCGAGGCCCGGCTTATCGACGCCATGGTGGAACGCAACTCCACCATCCTCGATGCCGGCTGTGGCACCGGCCGCGTGGGCGGCGAGCTGCTTCGCCACGGCCATAGCGTTGTGGGCGTCGACGTAGACCCCATTCTTATCGAGCACGCTGAGCACGATTTCCCAGAGGGGCAATGGTTCGTGGGAGATCTGTGCGAGGAAGAGGTGCCAGAAGGCCCCTTTGATATCGCCGTATCCGCAGGCAATGTCATGGGCTTTCTAGCAAAGGAAGGCCGCGAGCCCGCGCTGCGCAATATCTATAATTCCCTCAAGCCCGGTGGCCGCCTCGTCACCGGCTTTGGCGAGGGCCGTGGGTGGGAATTTTCTGATTTCCTCGACATGGCGCAGAAGGTGGGCTACCGAGTCGACTTCACTTTCTCCTCGTGGGACATGAAGCTCTTCTCGGAGCATTCCACCTTCCTCGTCGCCGTTCTTTCGCGCCCTGGGTCAGACTTACTGGCCTAAAAGCGCCTATCGGCTTGGTCGAAGAAGTCGACCTCATGGTGGCTGGCGGTGATATAGGCGCGCTCGGCCCGCAGGCGAGTGCGCTCATCCGCCTCGGAGAGAGCTTGTTCGACGATGTCGAGGCTAGCGCGAACCCCGTTGAGGAAGTCCTCGCCGCCGTACATGGAAAGCCATGAGTGATAGGGGTGTTCGGGGGAATCAAACTCTGCGAGGTGGAGGCCTACCTCTGCATATAACCAGTAGCAGGGCAGTACCGCCGCAGCGCCCACCACGTAGTCATCCGTATGCGTCGAGCGGATCAGGAAATCCGTATAGGCGCTGGTTACCCGGGAGGCTGCGGTCGTGATATCGCTTTCGAGCCACCCGCGGTGCAGCTCGGCCTCCACCGCCAAGCAATCATGCGCGCCTTCGGCCCAGTGCAGCTGCTGTGCCGCTTCTGGGGCTTGGCTGGCGAGGCGAGCCAACGCCTTGGAATAAGCGTTCAGGTACTGGGCATCTTGGTCGAGGTAGAAGCCAAAGGCATCCTTTTCCAACGCCCCCGTGCCCAAGGCCCGAATAAAGGGCAGAGCCTTGATGGCCTCCCAGTGATCCCCAGCTAGGTTCCACAGGCGTTGCGTGTGTGGGCCGGCCGCGGGAACGCGGGGCTGGTCGACGTTTTCCGGTTCTACCAGGTTGCCGGATAAGTACGGCTGGGGCAGGGTAGAGGCAGCCTGCATGAGGCGCTGCGAGCGATGCAGGTGGTCCACGGGTCCGTGTCCCTTGCCCACGTGAAGCGCATCCGCATTAGCAATTGCCTCATGCAGCCACTGGGTTGACCACGTTAGAGCTGCCGCGGGACTATCGCCGGCTCCCAGGCGAGTGGCTAGGGCAGAGGAAAGGGAACAGCCAGTACCATGCGTATTCTTCGTGTCCACACGGCTGGAAGCAACGCGGTGCACAGCCCCATCCGCATTAACCACCGCATTGTCGGCGATGTCAGCATCGAGGTGCCCGCCCTTGA
The nucleotide sequence above comes from Corynebacterium tuberculostearicum. Encoded proteins:
- a CDS encoding class I SAM-dependent methyltransferase, yielding MPTWKEVTDANPEHSHNFARKWKVLAAQGKDINGEARLIDAMVERNSTILDAGCGTGRVGGELLRHGHSVVGVDVDPILIEHAEHDFPEGQWFVGDLCEEEVPEGPFDIAVSAGNVMGFLAKEGREPALRNIYNSLKPGGRLVTGFGEGRGWEFSDFLDMAQKVGYRVDFTFSSWDMKLFSEHSTFLVAVLSRPGSDLLA
- a CDS encoding bifunctional hydroxymethylpyrimidine kinase/phosphomethylpyrimidine kinase, giving the protein MAKGIYPRVLSIAGTDPTGGAGIQADLKSISAAGGYGMSVVTALVAQNTQGVRSVHVPPVDFLQEQLDSVIDDVEIDAVKIGMLADAAITAKVADFLRHLPEDVPVVLDPVMVATSGDRLLEKEAEQAVRDLCSQVDLITPNLKELAVLTQTDEASDLEEAIATAKEWAKGAGTAVVVKGGHLDADIADNAVVNADGAVHRVASSRVDTKNTHGTGCSLSSALATRLGAGDSPAAALTWSTQWLHEAIANADALHVGKGHGPVDHLHRSQRLMQAASTLPQPYLSGNLVEPENVDQPRVPAAGPHTQRLWNLAGDHWEAIKALPFIRALGTGALEKDAFGFYLDQDAQYLNAYSKALARLASQAPEAAQQLHWAEGAHDCLAVEAELHRGWLESDITTAASRVTSAYTDFLIRSTHTDDYVVGAAAVLPCYWLYAEVGLHLAEFDSPEHPYHSWLSMYGGEDFLNGVRASLDIVEQALSEADERTRLRAERAYITASHHEVDFFDQADRRF